ccgttttctttgaccaaggaaggacagtgtcctcgtaagcaaggcgccttcaCAATGAGAAACACCCCATGTTTCTAGTTTTCCCTTTTAAATTCAGCTGGTTTTTGTCAGAAATGGATTGTAAATGTGTGATCAGCATTTGTGCTCTAAAACAAAGTGTCTagtaaagtttaattacaactgcTGCCAAAGACAGGTGGATGAAATTCATCCGCTTCCATTCACAGGTGTAAGTGCTTCGGGGGTGCTTTCAGCACCGGTTTAGACAGATTTGATCCATCTAATAATAATTCACTGGAGAAAATATGTAAAATTCAAAAAGCAGCTTTGCAGCACCGCCCAGTTGCGGCCTGTGGTACTGAACCACAGCTGATTCAGGTCACATGGTCTTTGCAGAGGACAATGAAACTGAGCAGCAGTAAAGGGTGTGTGTGCAGGAGTTACATACATGAACACACAAGCGTTACGTGTTGTATGATAAGTGCCTGTTTGGATTCCTTTGTTTGTTGAACTGCACGTGTGAGTTTGACGGCTGCAGCCCTGTGCTCAGGCTCCTCTCTAAAGGAGCCTGCTACTGCACACAGATGGATGCACGCTGATGCATCCTGCACGTGCATGGTTTCAAGAGCCAAGGCAGTTATTCTCCTCGTGTAACAAACATTACTGAAACAGCACATTACAAAAGATAAATAAACACTTACATCAACCAGTTTGACGGTTTCATTTAAAACACACAGATGACTCCATCTGTAAGAATGTTCATTTGAAGGCACAGCTGAGTCTTTTAGAAAACGTTAGTGCTTACATAAACAAACAGACTAAATCTGCTGCAAATCTCTGAACTGGTTGGAAAAAGTCTGGTTCCCTTATAAAAACGTCTTTGGTTGGCTCCAGCTGCATCCTGGTAAACACTGGTGAATGCATACTTCATTATTAATGTAAATCTTCACTAAAGCCACAGCTGAACAAGCAGACAGGACAGTGTACAAATGATATAAAACAGGTCCTAATAACACGACATAAGCAGTGAAATAAGCACTGATACAGGCAAACTATACTGCGTTTGAGTCCTGCTGCGCTCCGCCATGACAGCTCCAACTACTCCATCACAGCAGGACGGACAAAACCCCCACGAGACGACACTCGCTCGCCCTGAAACACAGATCAGAGAAAAAAGAATAATCATCTATAATCCACCTCATATAATCCCATATTAGCTCCAGGTTCATGGTGATGTTCAACCAAGAGTTTACAGAACAGACTGTTGCTCCCCGGACCTTAAGTGCCTGTCCTTCTACCTACCTAGGGAGCACACCATCATCATTACTGGATTACTGCATGGGCggttatctttcagctgcaacaagttttCCAACCCAACTGgtgcatttcttaaacaaccatgtggaaaaagACGTTAGCCTGTGTGAGAAGGATCAGATCaacggcatcaagcagagaaaacatctaaggagacgcagaaacgactaaaagtgggttcagaactgtccagcactttattaaaactggtctgatgagtccagatggaccctgttccagagtgaaggtgcatcagggtaagaagagaggcagataaagtgatgcacccatcatgcctagtgcctactgtacaagcctgtgggggcagagttatgatctgggcttgctgcaggtggtcaggtctaggttcaggaacaggatgtgttccaagaatgaggtcagctgactacctgaacatcctgaatgaccaggttattccatcttccctgatggcacggccatattccaagatgacaatgccaggattcatcaggctcagatagtgaaagagtggttcagggagcatgagacgtcattttcacacatggattggccaccacagagtccagaccttaaccccattgagaacctttgggatgtgctggagaaggctttgtgcagcggtcagactccaccATCATCAGTTAAGATCTTATTTAGACATTATAGCAGTGCTGGATGGAACTAAACCTGTAGTCAAAGCTAAAGGTGCTTTCCCCAGCATCGTTTTACTGAGGTGGGTCGCCCGGACGTTTCTCTGGGCCTGAATGTTTTCTCACAAAACACCGCTCACACACTTCGCTGGCACATTTAACAAGCTTACTTTGAATTACCGTAACTCACCAACAGTTTGTGCCGTCACAGTTATCCAGAAACTGTTCCACAGTTTGTGGAAAATTCAGACGGATTCTTAAAACGAAAAGTTGGTTGGTTAGTGTTATTATGGTAAATCCTGTTCTGCTGTAGCAGGAAGTCGGTTTCACACAAACTAATGGCGCCAAGTGAGACACCAAAAATGtgcaacagacaacagcagccatACATAATGTTGGCCATGAGGGCGCCacgtaagaaaaaaaaacagcaaaacaacCAAATGTCGCTCCATCAGCTCAAGCATCGGGATCTCGCAGCCCCCTGTCCCCACCCCGTCAGTGCTTGCTGCTACTACCTAACCCGGGGAAACCTCCAGTGTGTAAAACAGTTACcacaacagatcctgggtcagtcaggaaggttttaaaataataaaacgcAGTTTTCTCGATCaagcaatcaccattttttttcgTAAAACAACAGATTGTTCAGCCCTACATAAAAGTACAGACAACCTCCTGGACATGGACACGAGAGGACAGCGGATAACAAAACAAAGAGACGTGTAATATGAGTGACCACTGAAACCGCCGTCAGCACCGTTATGAGGATGGAGGTGATCTGCTTACCTGTGTCGGGGTGTTGCTGTCCGGGTAGTGCTGAATGTTGTGCGAGTGCTGTGTGAACACCACACCGGGCGTAGCTGTCGGCGGGCTGATGGTGGCGCTCTCCTGGTTGACAGCTGATGTGCCGTTCACAGGCCCCGCGTGGCTCCACTGGAAGTAACGGGGAGCTTGAGAAGGACCCTGATCCAGAGGTACATCAGTCCTGCTGAAATCTGACGGCTCACGGTGAGACAGGACATCTCCTCTGTCTGGGCTGGAGAAGTGCTGCCCAAACATGCAGCTGCTGTGAGGGGCTGCCCGCCCCCCCTGCTCCCCGAGTCCTGGCCAGATTGCAGCATGTGGGAATGTTAGATTTTGTGTGTTTTGGTTCTGGAATGTGGGGACAGTTCCATGCCCATTTTGCATGATGGTGGGGTGCGTCAGCGCCTGACTCGGAGGCCACTGGTACAGCGAGTTGTTGTGAGTTTCTAACGCCACGGTCTGTTGGAGAAACTGTGTGTGACGGCCAACAGGAAGGGTGGAAGAACTCGAGGAGCTGTAGTCGTTACACGAAACAAGAGGTGGCAAAGTGTTTGTTACAGCGGGCAGTGGTGGTTGCCGAACAGAACTCTGCAGCATCGGCCCAGCTCCTGTCAGAGTCGGCACCTGCAGACCGGCTGGATGTGACAGGAGCTGGTTTGGCTGCTGGATGAGAATAGAACCTCCCTGAGGGCGGCTTGTGGGCCTAAACGATGCTTGTCGACATGCAAAGAGAGATGAGAATGATTCATCAGCTGAGATGTTGGGAACTGTGAGCTCTGGGAGCTCGATGGACGGGGTGAAGATGTccttcagctgcagctgctgcaggggAGGCAGGCTGCTGTCAGGCTGAGAGATCACAGGACCCTGATGGGACAGTTTCTGGTTCCCACTGACCACCAGGCTGTGCTCTCCAATCATTGGCCCGTTGTCCTGGTGAGCATAGTGGCCGTTCACCGGAGAGTAAGTGCCATCAGGAGCTGGAGCCTGAAACAGCTGCGGCTCACACAGTTCAGGGGGGGTGCAGCTGTTTACTCCGGAGTGGCAGTTACGGGGGAGGCTGCTGAGGGCCTCCTCTTCCTTCTCCTTGAAGACGGTATCGAtaaagtcgatgatgtcatcaggGATGATGCTGTCCAGGTCTGACTTCATGCTCATCTGAGGATCTTCTTCCTGGTGGAATCTCTTGAGGCAGTTTTCCCACTCCATCGGATCTGCATCGTCCacatccagatgctgcaggactgCATCAAATTCTCCCTCTTGTGAGAGCTTCTCCAGGCTGTCAATCACAGCCATCACCGACGGCTTGGCCTCCTTACCCAGCACAGCCTCTCTCTCTGTGGCTGGAGCCTCGTTATCCTGCCACGAGTTACTAGCCACGCTGACAAGGGCGTGGCTGTCCATGAACACCTGGTCCACTGGCAGGGGTGCTTCTGGTGTCTGGCTGTAGATGGTTTCATCCTGTCTCAGGAAGCAGTCCAGCAGAGAGCTGGGGAACACGTCCTTCTTGGCATCTTTGCCGTCGAACATTTTGTTGAACTGGAACTGGGGGATGTCCATGGTTTGGTTGGTGCTGTAGAGGATGGCCTCTCCTGTGGAGCAGCTGAAGGGCAGCTGCATCCTCCGCTGCCGCAGGTACTCCTCTCCCTCGGCGTTCCTGCAACAGAACCAACAGCCCACGTTACACCCCCGCCACCGCGACCCATCTGACTGCTGTCACGGTGACCACTCACGTTAAAGCTTTCTGATAAGCGATGATGAACTCGGGTCTTCCTCCCTTATAGATGAGCTTGGCGTTGGCTTTCACCCACACCCAGCTGTTGGACCTGCTGAGGAGTCTGAACACAGTCAGACCACTCTCTCCAGTCTTAATCACTGTGGAGGACAACAAGAGACACCTGTCAGATCTCCAGCCTCTATGGTTAAAcagggaggggtgtgtgtgtgtgtgtgtggggggggtcgtACTGCGGATGTGGTTGTCTGCACAGTACATCATATCAGCAGCGTGGATGAACTGGTAACCAGAGCCTTTCATACACAGCTCAGCCTCAGAGTAACCCAGAATGATCTTCCCCCTGGAGAAACACCAAGAGGACAACATGGAGTCAGGGTCAGGAAGACAACCGCCGTTTCGTCTCTGCAGTAGGGCTAGACCAGGgctcggcaaccttttcccatcacaGAGCCATTATTACTTGTTTCCCTCAGTAAAGAAAACACGGGAAGCCGCAGCAGCCGAGAGCCACCATTAGTGGTTTCAGTAGTTAAGCAGCTTTGAGACGCGTCacacgtctccttttaaaacacgtttaaactgttcagaacacaaatccaggctctctctCGTTGGAACGTTGTAATTACACTTTGTACCGAATGAAACTTCACATTAAACAATGTTGGAAAGGTAAGAAAAGGACACGGTCAATTCGTTTTCTCCacgtttacagcgacggagatgacGGCGCCGTGAGCCTGACTCTGGTGTTTAACAAgtttaatgttcctgtttgcAACAATCCTCACAAGAAGGCTAAACAGTTAGAAGACAGGGTTCGCACTGGCcggatatttcctgtttttgatcgtttattttgatggagaaacctCGAGCCTGCAGATGCACTGACATTTTCACCGTTACGCACATTGCAGACgtagctaaatcgctcaagaaaagattcccatcagaacatctgagctagacactcagctcagctcagctcgctgtcagcgcgcacGTAAGGTGGACAGCGAGCCGAAGACGTGGAGATCGGggtttggagcacgtcgcagaaccagagccatgcaggaaggttcctcccactgaagcgagtgttttcagaCCCGAACTCTCAGAGAGACTcgtcatttagaaaatgttcctgatgatgaaactttggctgaatagcgctagttcccgtctccaatggtgacgcatccatgagcctgtccgaGTCCAGAacctcatatcctcttcagctcagaaagctcctacagagacatctgattacgcacaagcaggtgacccgtcaacccggtctcacagtaagaccgggttggaccggtTCAGGTTTACAGACAACCttcacatttagaattggcatgcagataaaaaaataatgcagtaaaataaaatatatttattcattcattattttacaaacacagagagccgcatcagatgggtgGAAGAGGCGCGGGTTGCCGCCCCCTGGGCTAGACCGTGTGCTGTGGGCTAACTGAGAAGTACGAACAGCAGCACCTGCTATCCACGCCCATGGGGGTGAAGTCCAGCTTGTGCTTTGTCTGGAAGAGGAGCATTTTAGCTCTGATCTCCACGATGGCCGGAGGCTGGGCCGGTACCGCCACAGCAAACAGCGCCAGCTGAACCTTGCTCCCAGATCCGCTGTCCCTCACAGTGTTCGGGCCATGAAGGTACTTCAGGCGCCCCTGGAACTTTAGAGCCTATTTAAGGAAGTAGATCCTGTTTCATCATCCGTTCTGTTaaagataaataataaaaatgaaactgAGACGAACCAGGAAACCGGAGGAGTTGTCCAGGAGGCAGCGGAAGCGACACACGAAGCTCCTCTCCAGGAAGGACGAGTTGTCTGGAGGAAGCTGCTCAGCACTGTACATCACTGCATTCCCACATCCGCAGGACCCTAGAAGACACGCGGACCACGGAGAGGCTTCAGGTCACATGGAAGTTGGTGTCACACTTCTTTGGATGGAGAAACAACAGAAGCTCCTCAAAGTAAGTGACCTAAGCCCTAAAGTACATCAGAGTTACCTCTTCATCTGCTGCAGCAGGTGGAGGGTTCAGGGCAAAGTGGAGCTGCTCTCTGAACAAGGCTCGGTCGTCAGTGTGGATGAGATCAAACACACTTTGATGGATCACATCCGACTGCACAGAGAGCAGAGACACGCGTCACGTCAGGGCTTTAGGGTTGACCCCAGAGTGTGGACTTTttgttaacacacacctgtactCCAGGTAATCAAACACAATCTAAGTTTTTCTACAAAACTGAAAACGATTTCTGCATCATCAGAAATCTGGAGCACATGAAGCAGCGTCTGACCTGATGGAAGCCCAGGTAGTCCTGGATTGTAGGAGAGGCATAAAACACGAGTCCCTCTGACATGACGGCCAACACGAAGCCATTCAGGGCCTGCAGGAAACACACGTCAGCTTCAGGCTCCTCACGCAGCTGAACACACCTGTATAGCCCTTACAAGTAATGCTTTATTTTAAACTGTTCTTTCAATCACagcattttttattttgaaagcccccccccccccccccccccccccatgtaatGAGGCGAATACAACGAGCATGCTCTGTGTTTATGTCGTGTGCTAACTGAGGTTGTTCCTTATGATGGTTTGCTGTTGatccttttaaccctcccactgtcctatcaggtgacccctccaggaaaggtgcccgttgagcagggttgatcccttgaggtccaccacCTCACTACTGCCACGTTACAAGCGAGACTTTTCATGATTCCTGCTGGTTCTGTGGGTCCAGCTTCTGTTCGAGCAGGACACAGTCAGCAATCTGTGGTCAGATCGCCAGACGTCTGAAGAACCAATCAGAGGTGCTGAGCAACTATTGCACAGGTGCTATTGCACgtgtgatctctctctctctctctctctctctctctctctctctctctctctctctctctctctctctctctctctctctctctctctctctctctctctctctctctctctctctctctctctcctctctctctctctctcttcctctctctctctctctctttctctctctctctctctctctctctcctctctctctctctctctctctctctctctctctctctctctctctctctctctctctctctctctctctctctctcttctctctctctctctctctctctctctctctctcctctctctctctctctctctctctctctctctctctctctctctctctctctgccctcTCTCTGCCCTCTGTCCATCTTTATGTGCCCGGTTCAGGTAGTCTGGCTGGCCATGGCACACCCTGGCTGGTCCCATCCATCTactttttatttcttttcttctgtttttgatTCTCCAGTCTGAATTTCCTTAGCTACCTCAGGTTCACTCCCCATCTTCCAACCAACCCTTTCTTTCTCTTTCCCATTTATTCCACAACACTTACATTGGGCTCCTAATGGTGATGCGCCCATATGAAATGTTTGAGCCGATGTCGATATCCGATACTAatgtactgacattaatgcttctaaaatcaacaggttttgtatagaatgaaaaagaTTAAGGTTATTATGTAAACATGCATTTAAGCTTCTGAGTTGAAAACAGTCATGACTAAACAAGTACAGATCCCTCTGAAAAAGACAAACaaataagatggaaaaaatattggtcgtTAATATCAGCCCTGCAGGCTCTCCTCAAGACCTTtgaatctgtctgtctgtctatctgtctgtctatcatctatctgtcatctgtctgtctgtctatctgtctatcatctatctgtcatctgtctgtctgtctatctgtctatcatctatctgtctgtctgtctatctgtctgtctgtcatctgtctgtctgtctgtctgtctatctgtctatctgtcatctgtctgtctgtctgtcatctgtctgtctgtctgtctgtctgtctgtctgtctatcatccATACACACAACGGTTCGTTTCAACAATTCTTAACAGAAACATAAAAAGGGCTTTTCagatttacagtttttctcagtcgctttggtgcgtttctcagaacactattaacatttgcacagcagttagtgcttttctcaaaacaattagtgcaaactgcaaaacccagtggatagcctgcaaaagcacgtcacatgctcaaaattgataatccattcctcaaaagcaagtattcatgtcagtgaaactgtcagtgccatcaaaatgaaaagtcttgacaccatctttatgaacaagatagtcaaatggctttgtcatgttttcaccatgacagtttataatttcagtgttttccattgcaagaatatttggtgaccccagaaaatgctcaagacagcactatgccctacttgtacagccatttgaaatgtgcagtaaagttactgtagatgttatgggagttttgggagtaactgagacactgaatacgtacgttttacatttttactgtatagaagtgtttgtaattctacagcattgtgcaaaagaaaatatgctacagtcacttgtttactgtagaatacatgtaaacatACAATCTcccttttggtagagctgtgcacaaatgtgaacaatatacaTTCAATATACATtacatgtaacagtacatacagtattgcacagtactgtaacatacaggtacagtaaatcattctggcacatccagacgttcctgtctgtctggccacatattttcatctacatcacaaCGGATGTCATCCCTCACAATGCAGcgaggaaagtatctcctggagtggcgaatccatcctctgcaggactctgctgtgatgttgtCACATGCTGCATCCAtggctgctagcagggccatttgcTCATGTGGATGCCGGTCATAAACTTTCCACCTCCAGGCAGAGAAAAACTCTTCTATTGGATTAAGGAATGGGGAATATGGAGGGAGATATTCAACCAGCATTCTTTCATGTGCTGCATACCACTCTCTGACCAGATGGGAGTGGTGAAAACGGACATTATCCCAGACAACAACATACTTGCTGAGTTGGCCTCCACCCCTCTCATTCTCAGGGACCAGGTTCCTGTAAAGAGTGTCTAAAAATGTCAGGAGATGTTGGGTATTGTATGGACCAAGAAGGGGGATATGGGTGAGGACGCCGTTGTCTGAGATGGGTGCACACATGGTAATATTCCCTCCGCGCTGACCAGGGACTTCAGTGGTTGCTCTCTGTCCAATGTGATTTCTTCCACACCTTCTGCCTTTGGCCAGATTGAAACCTGCCTCatcaacatacaggtgctggccagtaaattagaatatcatcaaaaggttgaaaatatttcagtaattccattcaaaacgtgaaacttgtacattatattcatgcaatgcacacagaccaatgtatttccgatgtttattacatttaaatttgatatttataggtgacaaccaatgaaaacatcaaatctggtatctcagaaaattagaatattctaaaggccaatgaaaaaatgtttgtttctctaatgttggccaactgaaaagaatgaacatgaaaagaatgtgcatgtatagcactcaatacttagtcggggctccttttgcctcaataactgcagtaatgcggcgtggcatggactcgatcagtctgtggcactgctcaggtgttatgagagcccaggctgctctgatagtcgtcttcagctcctctgcattgttgggtctagcgtattgcatcctccgcttcacaataccccatagattttctatggggttaaggtcaggcgagtttgctggccaatcaaggacagggataccatggtccttgaaccaggtgctggtggttttggcactgtgtgcaggtgccaagtcctgttgaaaggtgaagtctgcatccccataaagttggtcagcagcaggaagcatgaagtgctctaaaacttcctggtagacggctgcattgaccctggacctcaggaaacagagtgggccaacaccggcagatgacatggcaccccacaccatcactgacggtggaaactttacactggacctcatgcaacgtggattctgtgcttctccgctcttcctccagactctgggtccttgatttccaaaggaaatgcagaacttgctttcatcagaaaacataactttggaccactcagcatcagtccagtcctttttgtccttggcccaggcgagacgcttcttgcgctgtttcttgttcaagagtggcttgacacacggaatgcgacacctgaatcccatgtctttcatgagtctcctcgtggtggttcttgaagcgctgactccagctgcagtccactctttgtggatctcccccacatttttgaatgggtttgtcgtcacaattctctgcagggtgcggttatccctagagcttgtacacttttttctaccacattttttccgtcccttcgcctgtctgttaatgtgcttggacacagagctctgcgaacagccagcttctttagcaatcaccttttgtgtcttgccctccttgtgcaaggtgtcaatgattgtcttttggacagctgttaagtcagaagtcttccccatgattgtggtgccttcaaaacaagactgagggaccttttaaaggcctttgcaggtgttttgagtaaatcagctgattagagtggcagcaggtgtcttctatattcagccttttcagaatattctaattttttgagataccaaatttggagttttcattagttgtcacttatgaatatcaaatttaaatgtaatgaacattggaaatacattggtctgtgtgcattgcatgaatataatgtacatgtttcatgttttgaatggaattactgaaatattttcaaccttttgatgatattctaatttactggccagcacctgtatatgaatGTGTGCAGTGGTTCCCTGGCTTCTAGCTCCAGTACATGCTTGAGAGAGACAGAAATGCAATTTCACAATTGTCCTGTGTACAGTAACAAACAGTAATGCATGCATTTGGTAAAACACATTGTAGAGTATGTTTTGTAGAATTGCTAGTGTACTGCATAAAACTACAAAGTACTGTAAAGCAGTTTACAGTGCTGAACATGGATGACCTGCTTTACCTGCACATACTGGTGACGGATCTCCTTCACCCTTTCACAGTTTCGTTCGAATGGCACTGTATACAACTGCTTCATGcggatttcttttttttattttagaactcTGTCGATTGTTGAAATTGAAACTGATTCAATATTGCCAAATACTGTGTTATTCTCTATGACAGCGCTTTGTATTCGCAACTTTATTGCATTGTTTGCAATGACCATTGCACAAATGGCTTCCTCTTGCTGTGGGGTAAAAGGGGCCCTCTTCCACCTCCACGAGGTTGTCTTTCAATCCTACGTGGTGCAGAGTAAAATTACAGTAAAATCACAAATACAGTACAGTAACATGAGATATGTA
This sequence is a window from Nothobranchius furzeri strain GRZ-AD chromosome 14, NfurGRZ-RIMD1, whole genome shotgun sequence. Protein-coding genes within it:
- the LOC107389540 gene encoding LOW QUALITY PROTEIN: aryl hydrocarbon receptor (The sequence of the model RefSeq protein was modified relative to this genomic sequence to represent the inferred CDS: inserted 1 base in 1 codon); protein product: MFNNPGTYANKKRKKPVLKQKKVLENNEVVKSNPSKRHRDRLNGELDRLMDLLPFPEEVRSRLDKLSVLRLSVGYLRVKSFFKATMKNSSGSRLAVGVNGQSLDTAGCSEGDLLLQALNGFVLAVMSEGLVFYASPTIQDYLGFHQSDVIHQSVFDLIHTDDRALFREQLHFALNPPPAAADEEGPADVXNAVMYSAEQLPPDNSSFLERSFVCRFRCLLDNSSGFLALKFQGRLKYLHGPNTVRDSGSGSKVQLALFAVAVPAQPPAIVEIRAKMLLFQTKHKLDFTPMGVDSRGKIILGYSEAELCMKGSGYQFIHAADMMYCADNHIRMIKTGESGLTVFRLLSRSNSWVWVKANAKLIYKGGRPEFIIAYQKALTNAEGEEYLRQRRMQLPFSCSTGEAILYSTNQTMDIPQFQFNKMFDGKDAKKDVFPSSLLDCFLRQDETIYSQTPEAPLPVDQVFMDSHALVSVASNSWQDNEAPATEREAVLGKEAKPSVMAVIDSLEKLSQEGEFDAVLQHLDVDDADPMEWENCLKRFHQEEDPQMSMKSDLDSIIPDDIIDFIDTVFKEKEEEALSSLPRNCHSGVNSCTPPELCEPQLFQAPAPDGTYSPVNGHYAHQDNGPMIGEHSLVVSGNQKLSHQGPVISQPDSSLPPLQQLQLKDIFTPSIELPELTVPNISADESFSSLFACRQASFRPTSRPQGGSILIQQPNQLLSHPAGLQVPTLTGAGPMLQSSVRQPPLPAVTNTLPPLVSCNDYSSSSSSTLPVGRHTQFLQQTVALETHNNSLYQWPPSQALTHPTIMQNGHGTVPTFQNQNTQNLTFPHAAIWPGLGEQGGRAAPHSSCMFGQHFSSPDRGDVLSHREPSDFSRTDVPLDQGPSQAPRYFQWSHAGPVNGTSAVNQESATISPPTATPGVVFTQHSHNIQHYPDSNTPTQGERVSSRGGFVRPAVME